The Alphaproteobacteria bacterium genome has a window encoding:
- a CDS encoding squalene/phytoene synthase family protein — MAAPIHCADLVRKLDRDRFLTAQFAPPERRDDLFALYAFNVEIAKTREVVNEPILGQVRLEWWRETVESLFAGQHRHHQVADALGRAIENRSLNRALFDGLIDAREFDLDGGPPATMAELERYAERTSANLTLLALQVLGFDDGVPALAGHHVGVAWAFTGLLRAVPYHARHRRLYLPQDMLAGAGIDQEELFAGRAQPGLSAVAAAVAQKAEEHLGQARGHRDVPRHALAALLPAVLATHYLDRMARVGYDVFDPGLATGGVGRLVKLWLHARRGRF, encoded by the coding sequence ATGGCTGCTCCGATCCATTGCGCGGACCTTGTCCGGAAGTTGGACCGTGACCGGTTCTTAACCGCCCAATTCGCGCCGCCCGAGCGCCGCGACGACCTATTTGCGCTCTATGCGTTCAACGTTGAAATTGCCAAGACCCGCGAAGTGGTAAACGAGCCGATTCTCGGCCAGGTACGGCTCGAGTGGTGGCGCGAGACCGTCGAGTCGCTGTTCGCCGGCCAGCATCGCCATCATCAGGTCGCCGACGCGCTTGGCCGCGCAATCGAGAACAGAAGCCTCAACCGCGCGCTGTTCGACGGGCTGATCGACGCGCGAGAATTCGATCTCGACGGCGGCCCGCCGGCGACGATGGCCGAGCTCGAACGTTATGCCGAACGGACCTCGGCCAATCTTACGCTGTTGGCGTTGCAGGTGCTGGGATTTGACGACGGCGTGCCCGCTCTCGCGGGGCACCATGTCGGCGTCGCCTGGGCCTTTACCGGACTCCTCCGTGCGGTTCCGTATCATGCCCGACACCGCCGGCTCTATCTGCCGCAAGATATGCTGGCCGGGGCCGGAATCGACCAAGAGGAGCTATTTGCTGGCCGCGCGCAGCCGGGGCTTTCAGCCGTTGCAGCCGCCGTCGCGCAAAAGGCAGAGGAGCATTTGGGCCAGGCGCGCGGGCATCGTGATGTTCCACGCCACGCGCTGGCGGCTTTGCTGCCGGCGGTATTGGCAACCCACTATCTGGACCGCATGGCCAGGGTCGGCTATGACGTCTTCGACCCTGGCTTGGCAACCGGCGGCGTTGGCCGGCTCGTAAAACTCTGGCTGCACGCCCGCCGTGGTCGATTCTAG
- the secF gene encoding protein translocase subunit SecF: MARFQIVPPGTKIPFIPYRKVFLTFSVLLVLASVGLYLARGLNFGIDFEGGILMEVRTEGAADIPAMRDSLGSLGLGEINLQEFGQPTDVLIRIQKQEGGEEAQQIAIETVRESLGDTVTYRRTEFVGPKVGEELKQAGILAVLLSIAGMLLYIWFRFEWQFGIAAVIALSHDVLSTIGIFALLQLEFNLATVAAILTIAGYSINDTVVVFDRIRENLRKFKKMVLADVLNRSINETLSRTVLTSVTTLLALLALFTLGGPVIRDFSFAMIWGVVIGTYSSICVAAPLLLYMKLKRTVFESDEDDTPKTVEVGSEPVKK, from the coding sequence ATGGCCAGGTTTCAGATCGTCCCGCCGGGCACCAAGATCCCGTTCATTCCCTACCGCAAGGTCTTTCTGACCTTTTCCGTGCTCTTGGTTCTGGCGTCGGTCGGACTTTACCTGGCGCGCGGACTGAATTTCGGGATCGATTTCGAGGGCGGCATCCTGATGGAGGTGCGCACCGAGGGCGCCGCCGATATCCCGGCGATGCGGGATTCGCTGGGGAGCCTTGGCCTCGGCGAGATCAACCTGCAAGAATTCGGCCAGCCGACCGACGTGCTGATTCGCATTCAAAAGCAAGAAGGCGGCGAAGAGGCCCAACAAATCGCCATCGAAACGGTTCGGGAATCGCTCGGCGACACGGTCACCTATCGCAGAACCGAGTTCGTCGGGCCCAAGGTCGGCGAGGAACTGAAGCAAGCCGGCATCTTGGCCGTGCTCCTGTCGATCGCCGGCATGCTGCTTTACATCTGGTTCCGCTTCGAATGGCAGTTCGGTATTGCGGCCGTCATCGCCTTGAGTCACGACGTTCTCAGCACGATCGGAATATTCGCGCTGCTGCAGTTGGAGTTCAATTTGGCGACGGTGGCGGCAATTCTGACCATCGCCGGATATTCGATCAACGATACGGTCGTCGTATTCGACCGTATTCGGGAGAACCTGCGCAAATTCAAAAAAATGGTTCTTGCCGATGTTCTCAACCGCAGCATCAACGAGACGCTGTCGCGCACGGTGTTGACCAGTGTGACGACGCTGTTGGCGCTGCTGGCGTTGTTTACGCTCGGTGGTCCGGTTATCCGGGATTTTAGCTTTGCCATGATCTGGGGCGTCGTGATCGGCACCTACTCGTCGATCTGTGTGGCTGCACCGCTACTGCTCTACATGAAGCTGAAACGCACCGTATTCGAGAGCGATGAGGACGACACCCCGAAGACGGTGGAGGTGGGTTCCGAGCCGGTCAAGAAATGA
- a CDS encoding RNA polymerase sigma factor has product MPETFEDIGKVGARRGHDGDPMDGLSDEELMVRVGAGDHAAYAVLVDRHLGRCTGFAQRMLGTRHDGEEVAQEAFLRVWKQAPIWRQDGAKFTTWLYRVVLNLGIDRKRRPVQAPLEAAGDPPDPNADVAMNAERADQGRHMAVAVSRLPERQRAALTLCYYQEMSNAEAATVMGLTVKAVESLLVRARRTLRDDLKAVIKDVESVG; this is encoded by the coding sequence GTGCCAGAAACGTTTGAGGATATAGGCAAGGTCGGCGCACGCCGCGGCCACGACGGGGATCCGATGGACGGACTCAGCGACGAAGAGCTGATGGTACGGGTCGGCGCGGGGGACCATGCGGCTTACGCGGTGCTCGTTGACCGCCATCTCGGTCGTTGCACCGGTTTCGCGCAGCGGATGCTGGGAACCCGTCACGATGGTGAAGAAGTCGCACAGGAGGCGTTCTTGCGAGTGTGGAAACAAGCTCCGATTTGGCGCCAGGACGGTGCCAAGTTCACGACTTGGCTCTACCGGGTGGTGCTCAACCTCGGCATCGACCGCAAACGACGCCCGGTTCAGGCCCCGCTCGAAGCGGCGGGCGATCCGCCCGATCCCAATGCGGACGTGGCGATGAACGCCGAACGCGCCGATCAGGGCCGGCATATGGCGGTCGCCGTGTCGCGCCTTCCGGAACGGCAACGCGCCGCCCTGACGCTTTGCTACTACCAGGAAATGAGCAATGCCGAGGCGGCGACGGTCATGGGGTTGACGGTGAAGGCGGTCGAATCGCTTCTGGTTCGGGCGCGGCGGACATTGCGCGATGATCTCAAGGCCGTGATCAAGGATGTGGAGTCAGTTGGATGA
- a CDS encoding periplasmic heavy metal sensor, producing MTLSRRWALILGLLLALSLAMNFFVGGLVAGRAMGFKTGPFSGQIGGGQLLQFTLKRIAKALPADERPILRQTLRSHRATIEARLAGLRDARLVVAESLRQEPFQPAQLNVALAELRSSQAALQEGIMTALAEAAGKLSPEGRRALAEWGDRSR from the coding sequence ATGACTCTTAGCCGACGATGGGCCCTAATCCTCGGTCTTCTGCTGGCCTTGTCGCTGGCGATGAACTTTTTCGTCGGCGGGCTCGTCGCCGGCCGGGCGATGGGGTTCAAGACGGGTCCTTTCTCGGGACAAATCGGCGGCGGACAGCTCCTCCAATTTACCCTCAAGAGAATCGCCAAGGCGCTGCCGGCGGACGAGCGGCCGATTCTGCGACAGACCCTCCGGTCTCATCGCGCTACGATCGAGGCGCGCCTTGCCGGTCTTCGCGATGCTCGCCTGGTCGTTGCCGAAAGTCTGCGCCAGGAACCATTCCAACCGGCTCAACTTAATGTCGCGCTGGCTGAACTCCGGTCGAGCCAGGCGGCGCTCCAGGAGGGGATCATGACGGCGCTCGCCGAGGCGGCCGGCAAGCTTTCGCCGGAGGGCCGGCGCGCGCTGGCCGAGTGGGGGGACCGGAGCCGTTAG